A genome region from Methanobacterium subterraneum includes the following:
- a CDS encoding metallophosphoesterase family protein, translating to MAFIAHLSDMHVGSLSFREELILDAIDQINEMGPDATIVTGDLSENGYYNELNQAASYLEQFHSPLLVVPGNHDSRHLGNCCFEELLKERYGTLQVKNQGFKVIGLDSSEPDLDYGKVGRSQQSFMVDAMKNASKEGLFKIIALHHHIIPVPRTGRERNVLSDAGDILMSLIENHADLVLSGHKHVPHTWIVHETVFATAGTVSSFKLRGKDTPSFNTINIDEENIDILLNTADGETRLLAKYENRCR from the coding sequence ATGGCATTTATCGCCCATCTCTCTGACATGCATGTGGGTTCATTATCCTTTCGTGAGGAACTGATTCTGGATGCCATTGACCAGATAAATGAGATGGGTCCTGATGCCACCATAGTGACCGGTGACTTATCAGAAAATGGCTATTACAATGAGTTGAATCAAGCGGCCTCCTATCTGGAACAGTTTCATTCACCACTTTTGGTGGTACCGGGTAACCATGATTCACGTCATCTGGGAAACTGTTGCTTTGAGGAACTCCTCAAAGAAAGATACGGCACCCTCCAGGTTAAAAATCAAGGATTTAAAGTAATTGGACTGGATAGCAGTGAACCGGACCTGGACTATGGTAAGGTGGGCCGGTCCCAACAAAGTTTTATGGTAGATGCGATGAAAAATGCATCAAAAGAAGGATTATTCAAAATCATTGCATTACATCATCATATCATTCCCGTACCTCGTACCGGCCGTGAAAGAAATGTTTTAAGTGATGCTGGTGATATATTAATGTCTTTAATTGAAAATCATGCTGATCTGGTCCTGTCAGGTCATAAACATGTTCCCCATACATGGATTGTTCATGAAACTGTTTTTGCTACGGCGGGAACAGTTTCTTCCTTTAAATTGAGGGGGAAAGATACACCCTCCTTTAACACCATTAATATAGATGAAGAAAATATAGATATCCTCTTGAACACTGCCGATGGCGAAAC
- a CDS encoding nascent polypeptide-associated complex protein has translation MLPSAGMNPKQLKQMQRAMKQMGMDMKDVKGVTEVVIKFKNKEMVIANPKVNRMNFMGQDTYQISGKTKERKIETELIIPDDDVDLVATQTGVTPEEARKALEETGGDLAEAILRLS, from the coding sequence ATGTTACCCAGCGCAGGCATGAACCCCAAACAGTTAAAACAGATGCAGAGAGCCATGAAACAAATGGGCATGGACATGAAAGATGTTAAAGGTGTAACTGAAGTTGTAATCAAATTTAAAAACAAGGAAATGGTAATTGCCAATCCCAAGGTTAACCGGATGAACTTCATGGGTCAGGACACCTACCAAATATCTGGAAAAACCAAAGAAAGAAAGATTGAAACAGAACTTATAATTCCTGATGATGATGTGGATTTAGTAGCCACACAAACTGGAGTCACCCCTGAAGAAGCCAGGAAAGCCCTGGAAGAAACTGGTGGAGATCTGGCCGAGGCTATCTTGAGGTTAAGTTAA
- the tgtA gene encoding tRNA guanosine(15) transglycosylase TgtA, which yields MDFEIKYKDARGRVGTLKTPHGIIKTPALMPVIHPGKQTLPVSDYGAEVVITNAYLIYKNEDLREKALTEGVHKLIDFPGPIVTDSGSFQLSEYGDVQVSNREIVKFQEKIGTDIGTSLDIPTPPSVKRERAERELVITLKRAQEALEVREELMLNSVVQGSTYPDLRSECAQKLGKMDFQVHPIGAVVPLMESYRYQELVEVVMSSVTHLPDSRPRHLMGAGHPMIFALAVAMGCDLFDSAAYILYAEDDRLLMPHGTLKLENLYEMPCSCEVCTSYTPEELRQIDKEKRTELLAIHNLRVSFAEMRLIRQAIVEGSLWELVEQRCRAHPFLLEALRSLKNYSVDLEKYDPPYKKSAFFYTGPESLNRPEVYRHLERMKRIPFSKSVLLLPRSSKPYSERLYEVPQKFYSIGDVVENPLGDMQVTVVDVPFGIIPLELDQVYPLAQNESPDDYDEDSIKMVNGVLQEYLQGFSQIIVSEGVAETFGLTVNDEYIFPEPLKIMVNDHKRIKMIADYQFGTGAGEGLFNEEVKIVKSRKTGKIRHVYDGDELIATLRASDGVFVMAKEGARRLHRYLPYPKNRVVVNEDAEPFAREGKSIFAKFVINCDIDIHAKEEVLIVNEQDQLLAFGKSILNGREILDFNTGQAVKTRKGGL from the coding sequence TTGGACTTCGAAATCAAATATAAAGATGCTCGGGGACGAGTAGGAACCCTTAAAACACCCCATGGGATTATAAAAACCCCTGCACTCATGCCAGTCATACACCCGGGAAAACAAACCCTTCCGGTTTCAGATTACGGAGCGGAGGTGGTAATCACCAATGCATACCTCATCTATAAAAATGAGGATTTAAGGGAGAAGGCATTAACTGAGGGAGTTCACAAATTAATAGACTTCCCGGGACCAATTGTCACTGATTCAGGATCATTCCAGCTTTCCGAGTATGGTGATGTTCAGGTATCCAATAGGGAGATCGTGAAGTTCCAGGAAAAGATAGGGACGGATATTGGAACTTCTCTGGATATACCCACCCCTCCTTCTGTGAAAAGAGAACGTGCTGAAAGAGAATTGGTAATAACATTAAAAAGGGCACAGGAAGCTCTGGAGGTCCGGGAAGAATTGATGCTTAACTCGGTAGTACAGGGTTCCACCTACCCGGATCTGCGCAGTGAATGTGCCCAGAAACTGGGAAAGATGGATTTCCAGGTTCACCCCATAGGGGCAGTAGTCCCCCTCATGGAATCCTACCGTTACCAGGAACTGGTGGAAGTGGTTATGTCCTCAGTGACTCATCTGCCTGATTCAAGACCCCGCCACCTAATGGGTGCCGGTCATCCTATGATCTTCGCCCTGGCCGTGGCTATGGGGTGTGATTTATTTGACTCAGCGGCTTACATATTGTATGCTGAAGATGATCGGCTTTTAATGCCTCATGGAACTTTAAAACTTGAGAACCTTTATGAAATGCCCTGTTCCTGTGAGGTGTGCACCAGTTACACTCCTGAAGAATTACGCCAGATTGATAAAGAGAAAAGAACAGAATTACTGGCCATACATAATTTAAGGGTGAGCTTTGCTGAGATGAGACTGATCCGACAGGCTATAGTGGAGGGGAGTCTCTGGGAACTTGTTGAACAGCGATGTCGGGCTCATCCATTCCTTCTGGAAGCACTGCGCAGTCTCAAGAACTACTCTGTGGATCTGGAAAAATACGATCCTCCCTACAAAAAGTCTGCTTTTTTCTACACCGGACCAGAATCTTTGAACCGACCAGAGGTGTACCGCCACTTGGAGAGGATGAAAAGAATCCCATTTTCAAAAAGTGTGTTACTTCTACCTCGCAGTAGTAAACCCTACTCTGAACGTCTTTATGAGGTTCCCCAGAAGTTTTACAGTATTGGTGATGTTGTTGAAAATCCACTGGGAGATATGCAGGTCACGGTAGTTGATGTGCCATTTGGTATAATCCCCCTGGAATTGGATCAGGTATATCCCCTGGCTCAAAACGAATCTCCAGATGATTATGATGAGGATTCAATTAAAATGGTAAATGGTGTTCTTCAGGAATATCTCCAGGGTTTTAGCCAGATCATTGTCAGTGAAGGGGTAGCTGAAACATTTGGCCTCACCGTGAATGATGAGTATATTTTTCCAGAACCCCTGAAAATAATGGTGAATGACCATAAAAGAATAAAAATGATCGCTGATTACCAGTTCGGTACTGGTGCAGGGGAAGGTCTTTTCAATGAAGAGGTAAAAATAGTTAAAAGTAGGAAAACAGGTAAAATACGTCATGTTTATGATGGTGATGAACTTATTGCCACTTTAAGGGCTAGTGATGGTGTTTTTGTCATGGCTAAGGAGGGTGCTCGCAGACTGCACCGATACCTCCCCTACCCCAAAAACAGGGTTGTGGTTAATGAGGATGCAGAACCATTTGCTCGGGAAGGAAAAAGTATATTTGCTAAATTCGTTATAAATTGTGATATAGATATCCATGCAAAGGAAGAAGTATTGATAGTGAATGAACAAGACCAACTCCTGGCATTTGGAAAGTCAATATTAAACGGAAGGGAGATACTTGATTTTAACACTGGTCAAGCAGTAAAGACACGAAAAGGAGGCTTGTAA
- a CDS encoding MnmC family methyltransferase: protein MNPIKNPFYNPLIPEEGVISLVKEWSEREKKGDRNARQDAVFKIEKYLMKTADGSYTLQSDVRDNSSETMHTRHGAFYEANEKFVNPSGIENKEKIAILDICSGLGINASAALENLLYSESDVKLEMIEIDMVEISWETLAASLIIPSPSESHLLVKKAIENYLIKQGMLQFPKEEKEIPDHVNIRVYCKDAREMVTEIPKTRRYDAVFLDPFSPAKSPELYSYEFLSEISSLLKADGVILTYTSAAPVRYAIMDMGLEVGEGPEIGRSGGTIASYDLNKIPHDLSENDERMIALSDAGIPYRDPELNLSAEKIIENRQVERITIRGVTKMASTVKTPVKLVTDLDDERQKRRVLKHLKKFGIDDLNSLKSRFLVCPQFSNCICNCGHGRPSTSRARIKEMEKRLEIITNGNFKNDRLNNH from the coding sequence ATGAATCCCATTAAAAATCCCTTTTATAATCCTCTAATTCCTGAAGAAGGAGTTATATCTCTGGTTAAAGAATGGTCGGAAAGAGAAAAAAAAGGTGATAGAAATGCCCGTCAGGATGCAGTTTTTAAAATAGAAAAATACCTGATGAAAACTGCTGATGGATCCTACACTTTGCAATCAGATGTGCGTGATAACAGTTCAGAAACCATGCACACCAGACATGGTGCTTTTTATGAGGCCAATGAAAAATTTGTCAATCCATCAGGCATTGAAAATAAGGAAAAAATTGCTATTCTTGACATATGCAGTGGATTGGGAATAAATGCATCAGCTGCACTGGAAAATCTATTGTATTCCGAAAGTGATGTAAAACTAGAGATGATAGAGATAGATATGGTGGAAATATCTTGGGAAACCCTGGCCGCATCATTAATAATACCTAGCCCCTCTGAATCACATCTTTTAGTCAAAAAAGCAATTGAAAATTATCTTATTAAACAAGGTATGCTTCAATTTCCTAAGGAGGAAAAAGAGATTCCAGATCATGTTAATATTCGTGTATACTGTAAAGATGCTAGGGAAATGGTTACTGAGATTCCGAAAACTAGAAGATACGATGCAGTCTTTCTAGATCCATTCAGTCCAGCCAAGTCGCCAGAACTATACAGCTATGAATTTCTGTCTGAAATCAGTTCTTTACTTAAAGCTGACGGCGTAATATTAACTTACACTTCGGCAGCCCCCGTAAGATACGCGATCATGGATATGGGTTTGGAAGTTGGCGAAGGACCCGAAATTGGAAGGTCTGGTGGAACCATAGCCTCATATGATCTAAATAAAATCCCCCATGATCTAAGTGAAAATGATGAACGTATGATTGCTCTATCTGATGCTGGAATACCTTACAGGGATCCGGAGTTAAACCTATCAGCAGAAAAAATTATTGAAAATAGACAAGTAGAAAGAATAACAATAAGGGGAGTCACTAAAATGGCGTCAACCGTTAAAACACCTGTAAAATTGGTTACTGATCTGGATGATGAACGCCAGAAAAGGAGAGTGCTAAAACACCTGAAAAAATTCGGTATTGACGATTTGAATTCATTAAAATCTCGATTCCTGGTCTGCCCCCAGTTTTCCAATTGTATATGTAATTGTGGCCATGGGAGGCCATCTACTTCCCGGGCAAGGATCAAAGAGATGGAAAAAAGGTTGGAGATAATTACCAATGGTAATTTTAAAAATGATAGATTAAATAATCATTAA
- a CDS encoding flavodoxin family protein: protein MVKIIGIVGSPRKGGNTTILVKEALKAAENAGADTELINLGNAEIEPCIACDICKSTGECAIYDDVPSILTKLIESQGMIIGSPVYFGNVTAQLKMLMDRSRPLRMDFKLKNKVGGAISVGGSRNGGQETTISAIHEFMLIHDVIIVGDGAPLAHYGGTGVGGAKEEAGSDEVGLETSKNLGGRVAELAIKLN, encoded by the coding sequence TTGGTAAAAATCATTGGAATTGTGGGAAGCCCTCGGAAAGGAGGTAACACTACTATTTTAGTAAAAGAAGCCCTTAAAGCAGCTGAAAATGCTGGTGCAGACACAGAACTCATAAATCTAGGAAATGCTGAAATCGAGCCCTGTATTGCCTGTGATATTTGCAAATCAACAGGTGAATGCGCAATATATGATGATGTGCCAAGTATACTGACTAAACTAATAGAGTCACAGGGTATGATCATTGGAAGCCCGGTTTACTTTGGAAATGTAACTGCTCAACTTAAAATGTTAATGGACCGGTCCCGACCTCTTCGCATGGATTTTAAACTAAAAAACAAAGTAGGGGGCGCTATTAGTGTTGGCGGATCCCGTAACGGTGGTCAGGAAACCACTATATCAGCAATTCACGAATTTATGTTAATTCATGATGTTATAATTGTGGGAGATGGTGCTCCCTTAGCCCATTACGGGGGAACTGGAGTCGGTGGGGCCAAAGAGGAAGCTGGAAGTGATGAAGTTGGATTAGAAACATCAAAAAACCTGGGTGGAAGAGTGGCTGAATTAGCTATTAAACTTAATTAA
- a CDS encoding glycosyltransferase family 2 protein → MISDFEVSEGIFREHKKGIYIVMPAYNEEKTIGGVMRELFSLDLNLIVVDDGSSDDTPIVVRDFIKQHPDHVNLYRHPLNRGLGAAISTGIAASLTHNPEIIVTFDADGQHHALDLIPLCLPILQGEADVVIGKRNFSEMPFRKKFGNMVMNIITIIFYGKNVEDSQSGLRAFNKKAAESFELHSRDYGVSSEIIGEVRRKHLQMVEVPITTIYTDYSLSKGTNTKVGLKILAKLIKDILK, encoded by the coding sequence GTGATTTCGGATTTTGAAGTCTCTGAAGGCATATTCAGAGAACATAAAAAAGGCATTTATATTGTTATGCCGGCTTATAATGAAGAGAAAACCATAGGAGGTGTTATGAGGGAGCTGTTTTCCCTTGACCTTAATTTAATTGTGGTTGATGATGGTTCATCTGATGATACCCCTATAGTTGTAAGGGACTTCATAAAACAACACCCTGACCATGTAAATTTATACCGGCATCCTTTAAACAGAGGATTAGGGGCAGCTATTTCTACAGGAATCGCAGCATCATTAACTCATAATCCAGAAATTATTGTAACTTTTGATGCTGATGGACAGCATCATGCCCTGGATCTTATCCCACTCTGCCTGCCAATACTGCAGGGCGAGGCTGATGTGGTAATTGGAAAGAGGAATTTTAGTGAGATGCCTTTCCGCAAAAAGTTCGGAAACATGGTTATGAACATTATTACCATTATATTTTATGGAAAGAATGTTGAAGATTCTCAGTCGGGTCTAAGGGCATTTAATAAGAAGGCCGCCGAGTCATTTGAACTCCATTCCCGTGATTACGGTGTTTCTTCCGAGATCATTGGAGAAGTTAGGAGGAAACATCTTCAAATGGTTGAGGTGCCCATAACTACTATTTACACGGACTACTCACTCTCTAAGGGCACTAACACCAAGGTGGGTTTAAAGATACTAGCAAAACTCATTAAGGATATTTTAAAATAA
- a CDS encoding DUF2304 family protein, with protein sequence MILYQYIGLFIGIIGIIVTFLRFKDGKMSFNMLLVWAAIWVLLIIFSSYPDTTSILARITGIGRGLDLILIIGLIGCYYLIFKIYNMIENIEEEITLLNREIALQRKVDVKKK encoded by the coding sequence ATGATATTATACCAGTACATTGGATTATTTATTGGAATAATCGGCATTATTGTCACTTTTTTGAGGTTTAAGGATGGGAAAATGTCTTTTAATATGCTCCTAGTATGGGCTGCTATCTGGGTGCTTTTGATTATCTTCTCATCATATCCTGACACAACATCAATTCTGGCCAGAATAACTGGAATCGGGCGCGGGTTAGATCTAATATTAATTATTGGACTAATTGGTTGTTATTATTTAATTTTCAAAATATACAACATGATTGAGAATATAGAAGAGGAAATCACCCTGCTCAACCGTGAGATAGCTCTGCAGAGAAAAGTAGATGTAAAGAAGAAATAG
- a CDS encoding glycosyltransferase family 2 protein encodes MISIICVYNNKQTLERFLLKSLQIQENDFQLILVDNTQNKFSSAAQALNHGASKAHGDYFMFAHQDMLFTYPQWLEEVENTLKSSNNVGIAGVAGKIHRNQVSNMTHDEPPVLSGNNPISKPQKVQTLDECLFIIPQKVFKEHQFDELTCDNWHLYAVDYCLTILADNLDVYVIPEYCYHHSTGYAFGDEYYSTLKKIINKHKENYNWIYTTNGNWHTYCPMVLQKIYNRLIYYFVKFRRSQNL; translated from the coding sequence GTGATATCTATAATTTGCGTTTATAATAATAAACAAACCTTGGAACGTTTCTTACTAAAAAGCTTGCAAATTCAGGAAAATGATTTTCAGTTAATACTAGTTGATAATACTCAAAATAAGTTCTCATCAGCAGCCCAAGCACTAAATCATGGTGCTAGTAAAGCACATGGTGACTATTTCATGTTCGCACATCAAGATATGCTATTCACTTACCCTCAGTGGCTAGAAGAAGTTGAAAACACTTTAAAATCTTCAAATAATGTGGGTATAGCTGGAGTGGCAGGTAAAATCCACCGCAATCAGGTCTCTAATATGACCCATGATGAACCACCTGTACTCTCTGGAAATAATCCCATTAGCAAACCACAAAAAGTACAAACATTGGATGAATGTCTTTTCATAATTCCACAAAAAGTTTTTAAGGAACACCAGTTTGACGAGTTAACTTGTGATAACTGGCATCTCTACGCTGTGGATTACTGTCTCACTATTCTAGCTGATAATTTAGATGTTTATGTTATTCCTGAATATTGTTACCACCATTCCACAGGATATGCATTTGGTGATGAATATTACTCAACATTAAAAAAAATAATTAATAAACATAAGGAAAATTACAATTGGATTTACACTACTAACGGCAACTGGCATACTTACTGCCCAATGGTTCTACAAAAAATTTACAACCGCCTTATTTATTACTTTGTTAAGTTTCGTCGAAGTCAAAACCTTTGA
- a CDS encoding glycosyltransferase family 4 protein yields MRIGYFIGHFPYPHRLQDDIYIKKYAHGGVEMAAYHLARHMVEKSEDVDIFTTAIGKNDEEQSNGLKIHRYATSFKVASANVSFKLWREPLNYELDLVHAHSPIPYSDLPALRYAKRYKVPFVVSYHFDGQETGGSFLRNSGVILYNRLFLSKVLDQAEVILVGTRTYANESPHLKEFHDKIRVVPYGINLKEFQISCSPKEARQKLNLPLEGDLILFFGSLVPYKGPEVLIKALKLLEHKSAHVVFAGRGPMEMDLRQLSQELGVENQVIFAGFVPEELKKYYYRAADIFCLPSVTMAESFGIVNLEAMASSLPVVASRLGGLPEVVRNGENGLLVEPKVVGDLASKLSLLLENPTLRHKLGKNGRKIAENYNWDRVVDLIHKIYEEVL; encoded by the coding sequence ATGAGAATTGGATACTTCATCGGTCACTTTCCATACCCCCATAGGCTACAAGATGACATTTATATCAAAAAATACGCACATGGGGGAGTAGAGATGGCTGCCTATCACTTGGCTAGGCACATGGTAGAAAAGAGTGAAGATGTAGATATATTCACAACAGCCATTGGTAAAAATGATGAAGAGCAAAGTAATGGATTAAAAATACACCGTTACGCCACCAGCTTTAAGGTAGCCAGTGCCAATGTTTCTTTTAAACTTTGGAGGGAACCTTTAAACTATGAACTGGATTTAGTTCATGCCCATTCTCCCATCCCTTATTCAGATTTACCTGCGCTACGTTATGCCAAGCGATATAAAGTACCATTTGTTGTGAGTTACCATTTTGATGGTCAGGAGACTGGGGGCAGTTTTTTAAGAAATAGTGGAGTTATCCTTTACAATCGATTATTTTTGAGTAAAGTCCTAGATCAGGCAGAGGTAATACTTGTGGGAACTAGGACCTATGCCAATGAATCTCCCCATTTAAAGGAGTTTCATGATAAAATCCGGGTTGTGCCCTATGGCATCAACCTTAAAGAATTTCAAATATCTTGTTCACCTAAGGAAGCACGGCAGAAGTTAAATTTACCCTTGGAAGGGGATTTAATACTATTTTTTGGAAGTCTCGTGCCCTACAAAGGACCAGAAGTTTTAATTAAAGCTTTGAAATTATTAGAACATAAATCAGCTCATGTTGTCTTTGCTGGACGAGGGCCCATGGAAATGGATCTCCGGCAGTTAAGCCAGGAATTAGGAGTCGAGAACCAAGTTATATTTGCTGGTTTTGTTCCCGAAGAACTAAAAAAGTATTATTACCGGGCAGCAGACATATTTTGCCTACCATCGGTTACAATGGCTGAATCTTTTGGTATTGTTAATTTAGAGGCCATGGCCTCAAGTTTACCTGTGGTGGCATCACGCCTGGGAGGACTTCCAGAAGTAGTGCGGAATGGTGAAAATGGTCTATTAGTAGAACCAAAGGTGGTTGGTGACTTAGCTAGTAAGTTATCTTTATTATTAGAAAATCCGACTCTCAGGCATAAGTTAGGTAAGAATGGAAGGAAAATTGCTGAAAACTACAATTGGGACCGGGTGGTTGATTTGATTCATAAAATCTATGAGGAAGTTTTATAG
- a CDS encoding glycosyltransferase family 2 protein: protein MNPLVSIIIINWNSWQDTIECLKSVLNIKYSHFNLIVVDNGSIDDSIEKLEQYSSELGLNSSGIFLIKNPKNYGFAQGNNIGINYALKNLDPDYILLLNNDTVVDKNFLAQLVKTGEENPKNAIIGPAVYYYGQKDKVSIVGGNLNLYTGRTNYPHLDTHDSGIKSEIDYISGCCLLIKKSVIENVGLLKQQYFLYYEDVEWCYRVKEHDYRIIYQPAAKIYHKESPTSKNPTGVYYLTRNRFWFMKEYSNKCQYPIFISLSFLYFLYHMLRYVKSRKLTSALYHGMRDGIKGP from the coding sequence ATGAACCCACTGGTTTCAATTATTATAATCAATTGGAACAGTTGGCAGGACACAATAGAGTGTTTAAAATCTGTTTTAAATATCAAGTATTCTCATTTTAACTTAATAGTGGTTGATAACGGTTCCATAGATGACTCTATAGAGAAGCTGGAACAATACTCATCAGAACTTGGACTAAACTCGTCGGGGATTTTTCTTATTAAAAATCCAAAAAACTATGGTTTTGCCCAAGGAAACAATATAGGGATAAATTATGCTTTGAAAAACCTAGACCCAGATTATATTTTGCTTTTAAACAACGATACAGTGGTGGATAAAAATTTTTTAGCTCAACTGGTAAAAACCGGAGAAGAAAACCCTAAGAATGCCATCATAGGTCCTGCCGTCTATTATTATGGTCAAAAAGATAAGGTTAGTATTGTTGGGGGTAATCTAAACTTATACACTGGAAGGACTAATTACCCTCATTTAGACACCCATGACTCGGGGATCAAAAGTGAAATTGATTACATATCTGGCTGCTGCTTGTTAATCAAAAAGTCAGTAATTGAAAATGTAGGTCTTCTAAAACAACAATATTTCTTGTACTATGAGGATGTGGAATGGTGTTACCGAGTTAAAGAACATGATTACAGGATAATTTATCAACCAGCAGCTAAGATCTATCATAAAGAATCTCCCACTTCAAAAAATCCCACGGGAGTCTATTACCTCACCCGGAACCGCTTTTGGTTTATGAAGGAATACAGCAACAAATGTCAATACCCGATATTCATCTCATTATCCTTTTTATATTTTTTATACCATATGTTGCGTTATGTGAAATCTAGAAAACTCACATCTGCTCTTTACCACGGAATGAGGGATGGTATTAAAGGGCCATGA
- a CDS encoding glycosyltransferase: MSFIDIIVGVKNEEKYIKKCIGSLQNQTIQDIKILVVDGISSDRTPDIIREIAENDSRVLLLRNPREVISSARNIGLEASDAEYVAYLDGHCYVDHDWLEKLLETYQKYEKRCKLGGVGSTYASPDNDSDLGKIIAKALQTPFGGIGTAFAQENTIKKVETVAFTLYPRFLLEEEDLFYDETMSHCEDTDFNYQLIKKGYQLLQNPRALVYQYRRGTLEAFLQQMVNYGEGRANFTIKNPRTFHWYHIIPTITIFYFIIFMITLIAYLNSLITQFTILIIFSPIAMYFLIDIYYTFKFGQIKTLLVFPLEHMGFGWGFLKGILMNNKKLKRGDFE; the protein is encoded by the coding sequence ATGAGTTTTATAGATATTATTGTTGGGGTTAAAAATGAGGAAAAATATATTAAAAAATGTATTGGGAGTTTGCAGAATCAAACTATTCAAGATATAAAAATTCTGGTTGTTGATGGTATTTCCAGTGATAGAACACCCGATATTATCCGAGAAATAGCTGAAAACGACTCCAGAGTACTATTACTTAGAAATCCACGTGAAGTTATAAGTTCTGCTCGTAATATTGGTTTAGAAGCTTCTGATGCTGAATATGTGGCATATCTTGATGGTCATTGTTATGTTGACCATGATTGGTTGGAAAAACTTCTTGAAACTTATCAGAAGTATGAAAAAAGGTGTAAATTAGGTGGAGTGGGTTCCACTTACGCGAGCCCAGACAATGACAGTGATTTGGGTAAAATTATTGCTAAGGCATTACAAACACCTTTCGGTGGTATTGGAACGGCATTTGCTCAGGAAAATACAATAAAAAAGGTTGAAACAGTGGCATTCACTTTATATCCTCGTTTTTTATTGGAAGAAGAAGATTTGTTCTATGATGAGACAATGAGTCATTGTGAAGACACAGACTTCAACTACCAGCTAATAAAAAAAGGATACCAACTTTTACAAAATCCTCGTGCTTTGGTCTACCAGTATCGCCGCGGTACTTTAGAAGCTTTTTTGCAGCAAATGGTTAATTATGGGGAGGGAAGAGCCAATTTTACCATAAAAAATCCTCGAACTTTCCATTGGTACCATATAATTCCAACCATCACTATATTCTACTTTATAATATTCATGATAACCTTAATCGCCTATTTAAATAGTTTAATAACTCAATTTACTATTCTTATAATTTTTTCACCAATAGCAATGTATTTCCTAATTGATATATATTACACCTTTAAGTTTGGTCAAATCAAAACTTTGTTGGTATTCCCTTTAGAACACATGGGATTTGGCTGGGGATTTTTGAAAGGTATTTTAATGAACAACAAAAAATTAAAAAGAGGAGACTTTGAATGA
- a CDS encoding (Fe-S)-binding protein, translated as MIYFRGCLSREKMPEIPDTTEKILEKTGTDYRTLDNEGCCGSVLLRTGFYDDALQVMKDTLEDIRGEKILVSCAGCYRTFKYEYPDILGEDVDVIHTSHLFYDLIKEGKIKPAASQEKVTYHDPCHLGRHMGEYEIPRHVISHFAELVEMERNHEKARCCGAGGGVRSAFPELSIEIGKMRLDEANDTGAETLVTCCPFCISNLELAQVTYSGKGITIVDLSQFMLGRLNHE; from the coding sequence ATGATTTACTTTAGAGGTTGTTTGTCACGGGAGAAAATGCCTGAAATCCCTGACACCACTGAGAAAATATTGGAAAAAACTGGAACCGATTACCGTACCTTGGATAATGAAGGATGTTGTGGTTCGGTGTTACTACGCACTGGTTTTTATGATGATGCACTCCAGGTTATGAAGGATACTTTAGAGGATATTAGGGGAGAGAAGATCTTGGTTTCCTGTGCAGGTTGTTATCGTACTTTTAAATATGAATATCCTGATATTCTGGGGGAAGATGTTGATGTGATTCACACTTCACATTTATTCTATGATTTGATTAAAGAGGGTAAGATCAAACCAGCGGCATCTCAAGAGAAGGTTACCTATCATGATCCCTGCCATCTAGGACGTCATATGGGGGAATATGAAATTCCACGCCATGTTATAAGTCATTTTGCTGAACTGGTGGAAATGGAACGAAACCATGAAAAAGCACGTTGTTGTGGGGCGGGTGGTGGTGTCAGATCTGCATTCCCTGAATTATCGATAGAAATAGGTAAAATGCGCCTGGATGAAGCTAATGATACTGGTGCCGAAACCCTGGTTACCTGTTGCCCATTCTGTATTTCGAACCTAGAGTTAGCCCAGGTAACATATTCAGGTAAGGGGATTACCATCGTGGATCTATCCCAGTTCATGTTGGGGAGGCTGAACCATGAATGA